From a region of the Nonlabens dokdonensis DSW-6 genome:
- a CDS encoding bacteriorhodopsin-like, protein MNFLLSTLEVAKMATDDYVGFTFFIGSMAMMAASAFFFLSLSQFDNKWRTSVLVSGLITFIAAVHYFYMRDYYAATDSSPTFFRYVDWTLTVPLMCVEFYLILKVAGAKLGLMWKLIFWSVVMLVTGYFGEVIALGNPTMQWVWGLVSGIAYFIIVYMIWFGEAKKLATSAGGAVLKAHNILCWFVLVGWAIYPLGYILGTEGGLFGLQLVEDPKAAQEAMDVVYNIGDAINKIGFGLVIYSLAVTSSKKVEA, encoded by the coding sequence ATGAACTTTTTACTTTCAACACTTGAAGTGGCTAAAATGGCCACAGATGATTATGTAGGTTTTACATTTTTCATCGGGAGCATGGCCATGATGGCTGCAAGTGCTTTTTTCTTTTTGTCATTGAGTCAGTTTGACAACAAATGGCGTACCTCTGTATTAGTCTCTGGACTAATTACTTTCATAGCAGCGGTGCATTATTTTTACATGAGAGATTATTATGCTGCAACAGATAGCTCTCCAACTTTCTTCAGATATGTAGACTGGACTTTAACAGTACCGTTAATGTGTGTGGAATTCTATTTAATCCTTAAAGTAGCTGGTGCAAAACTAGGACTGATGTGGAAATTAATTTTCTGGTCTGTAGTAATGCTAGTAACAGGTTACTTTGGAGAAGTAATCGCATTAGGAAATCCTACCATGCAATGGGTTTGGGGTCTTGTTTCAGGAATCGCTTACTTCATTATAGTATACATGATATGGTTCGGTGAGGCAAAGAAACTCGCTACATCAGCAGGTGGAGCAGTTCTTAAAGCGCACAACATCTTATGTTGGTTTGTACTAGTAGGATGGGCCATCTATCCATTAGGATATATCCTTGGTACTGAAGGTGGATTATTCGGTTTACAACTAGTTGAAGATCCTAAAGCAGCACAAGAAGCAATGGACGTAGTTTACAACATTGGTGATGCAATCAACAAAATTGGATTTGGTCTAGTTATTTATAGTCTAGCTGTTACGTCTTCAAAAAAAGTTGAAGCTTAA